TTGAATCCAAAAATGTTTTACCCCCATTTTATTCGGTCAAATTCAATTTTATCAATGATTCCATTTTGATACAGTTTCTATTTGTTTAGGCTATTAAATCTTATTGGTATGCCTGCATTTGAACATCGTAACGATCCAGCATCATGACCTTGGTCCATGCAGCCACGAAGTCATTGACGAACTTCTCCTTTGCATCGTCACTGGCATAGACTTCGGCCAAGGCCCTCAACTCTGAGTTTGATCCGAAGATCATATCGGCCCGGGAAGCTTGCCATTTTACATCACCTGATTTCCGGTCCTTTCCGTTAAATATCTCTCTTGAATCATCAGCAGGCATCCACTCTGTGCTCATGTCAAGAAGGTTCACGAAGTATTCATTTGTCAATTCACCGGGATTGTCGGTCAAAATTCCAATTCCCGATCCGTCCCAATTGGCATCTAGTGCGCGCATGCCACCGACCAATACGGTCATTTCCGGCGCAGTCAAGGTCATTAACTGAGCTTTATCGACGAGTAATTCTTCGGTGGTATAGGTATACTGAGTCTTAGTATAATTGCGGAATCCATCGGCCATTGGTTCCAAGACATCCATACCTTCAATGTCGGTTTGCTCTTCTAAAGCATCCCCCCGGCCAGGAGTAAATGGAACTGCAACATCATATCCTGCTTCTTTTGCCGCAGATTCGATAGCTGCATTTCCTCCGAGAACGATCAAATCGGCCATGGAAACTTGCTTATCACCATTATTCTCGTTGAACTCCATTTGAATTGTCTCTAGTGCGTCAAGGACCTTGTTCAAACGGCTTGGGTTGTTGACTTCCCAGTTCCGTTGGGGCTCAAATCGGATGTGAGCTCCGTTAGCACCACCTTTGAAATCACTTCCACGGAAGGTCGAAGCAGAAGCCCAGGCGGTGATTACGAGATCTGACACGCTCAGATTCGTTTTCATGATCTCTTCCTTCAACATTTCCGCATCGGATGCATCAATAAGCGTGTAATCAGGCATTGGAATGGGGTTTTGCCAGATGAATTCCTCTTGCGGAACCTCTGGTCCGAGGTAACGGGTACTCGGTCCCATATCGCGATGGGTCAATTTGAACCAGGCGCGAGCAAATGCATCGTCGAACTCAGCGGGGTTGTCCATGAATCGTCTGCTGATCTTCTCGTACTCAGGATCGAATCGCAACGATAAGTCCGTTGTAAGCATCCGTGGACGGTGCTTGGTCTTTTTATCGAAGGCATCGGGTACATTGGCCGTTGAATCTTTAGCCACCCATTGTTTAGCACCAGCTGGACTTTCTTCCAACTCCCATTCGTACAAGAATAAGTTGGTAAAGAACCTGTGCGACCATTCGGTTGGGGTTTGCGTCCAGATAACCTCTAAACCGGAAGTGAAGGCATCAGGACCTTTTCCTTGTCCATTCGAGTTCTCCCAACCAAAGCCTTGCGCTTCGATCGGTGCGGCTTCCGGCTCGGGACCGATATCCGATGCTGCAGACCTTCCGTGTGTTTTACCGAGTGTATGTCCACCCGCGATCAGCGCTACGGTCTCTTCATCATTCATACCCATTCGGCCAAAGGTTTCGCGAATATCGTGAG
The genomic region above belongs to Flavobacteriales bacterium and contains:
- the katG gene encoding catalase/peroxidase HPI; the protein is MKQLVFSALMVAGAVAWGQANSEMGMEVERCPVTGAVASGGNNPHAVTTQFTSPQNAEMREGQDGPTNSDWWPSKLDLSVLRQNSALSNPMGEDFDYYKEFSQLDYNALKEDIRNVLTESQDWWPADWGHYGGLFIRMAWHSAGTYRTGDGRGGSREGQQRFAPINSWPDNANLDKARRLLWPVKQKYGSSISWADLMILAGNVALEDMGFETVGFAGGREDVWEPASNVYWGPETKWLAGDKRYSEDRELERPLAAVQMGLIYVNPEGPDGNPDPVAAAHDIRETFGRMGMNDEETVALIAGGHTLGKTHGRSAASDIGPEPEAAPIEAQGFGWENSNGQGKGPDAFTSGLEVIWTQTPTEWSHRFFTNLFLYEWELEESPAGAKQWVAKDSTANVPDAFDKKTKHRPRMLTTDLSLRFDPEYEKISRRFMDNPAEFDDAFARAWFKLTHRDMGPSTRYLGPEVPQEEFIWQNPIPMPDYTLIDASDAEMLKEEIMKTNLSVSDLVITAWASASTFRGSDFKGGANGAHIRFEPQRNWEVNNPSRLNKVLDALETIQMEFNENNGDKQVSMADLIVLGGNAAIESAAKEAGYDVAVPFTPGRGDALEEQTDIEGMDVLEPMADGFRNYTKTQYTYTTEELLVDKAQLMTLTAPEMTVLVGGMRALDANWDGSGIGILTDNPGELTNEYFVNLLDMSTEWMPADDSREIFNGKDRKSGDVKWQASRADMIFGSNSELRALAEVYASDDAKEKFVNDFVAAWTKVMMLDRYDVQMQAYQ